Proteins encoded together in one Planctomyces sp. SH-PL14 window:
- a CDS encoding DUF1501 domain-containing protein: protein MLRVLGSPLLGGSFSPRHQLGRRDLLRAGMMLPFAGGLAAAAESAPAGDLVPRAKRILFLYLYGAAAQHETWDPKPDAPAEIRGDFAPIATALPGVRICEHLPKMAELLDRVTVIRSMTHPYNIHSAGYTMSGIDHVDIPMETNAFDSRHWPSFQSVLSYLNHRRNPSAALPPVPYSVGLPFPLTNRLPGGRRAGPYGGFLGQNHNPIWTDFEGTATRTIHRWLGGDGRDVADPYAGITPDSRLTVSSAAVLPPEVTLDRLDRRRSLLTQFESELRQLDEAPSGRSLSRYQQMAYSLLTSTPMREALDISREPMELRQRYGMTLFGQSTLAARRLLEAGAKVVTVTWDEFATVNSSWDTHFHHYDRLRTELLPGLDSALSSVLVDLEERGMLDDTLVLCLTEHGRTPKLTANAPGVGREHWSNVYSNVLAGAGIAKGRVIGASDEQGAFVHENPVSPKDILCTLYHLLGLDPHTTVPDRFGRPYPLVAQGRVLAEVLA, encoded by the coding sequence ATGCTGCGTGTCCTCGGCTCTCCGCTGCTGGGCGGTTCGTTTTCGCCGCGACACCAGCTCGGCCGTCGCGATCTGTTGCGGGCGGGAATGATGCTCCCCTTTGCCGGAGGGCTGGCGGCGGCAGCGGAATCGGCCCCGGCGGGCGACCTCGTTCCGCGGGCCAAGCGGATCCTGTTTCTCTATCTCTACGGCGCGGCGGCCCAGCACGAGACCTGGGACCCCAAGCCCGACGCGCCGGCCGAGATCCGGGGGGACTTCGCGCCGATCGCGACCGCCCTTCCGGGAGTCCGGATCTGCGAACACCTTCCGAAGATGGCGGAGCTCCTGGACCGGGTCACCGTGATCCGGTCGATGACGCACCCCTACAACATCCATTCCGCCGGCTATACGATGAGCGGGATCGACCATGTCGACATCCCGATGGAGACGAACGCGTTCGACAGCCGGCACTGGCCCTCGTTCCAGAGCGTCCTGAGCTATCTCAACCACCGGCGGAATCCGTCCGCGGCTCTTCCGCCCGTCCCCTACAGCGTCGGCCTTCCCTTTCCGCTGACGAACCGGCTCCCCGGCGGGCGCCGCGCGGGGCCGTACGGCGGGTTCCTGGGGCAGAACCACAACCCGATCTGGACCGACTTCGAAGGGACGGCGACGCGGACGATCCACCGCTGGCTGGGGGGAGATGGTCGGGATGTCGCCGACCCGTATGCCGGGATCACGCCCGACTCGCGGCTGACCGTCTCGTCCGCCGCGGTCCTGCCGCCGGAGGTGACGCTCGACCGGCTCGACCGTCGGCGGAGCCTGCTGACGCAGTTCGAGTCCGAGCTGCGGCAGCTCGACGAAGCTCCCTCGGGGCGGAGTCTGAGCCGTTATCAGCAGATGGCGTATTCGCTCCTGACGTCGACGCCGATGCGGGAGGCGCTCGACATCAGCCGCGAGCCGATGGAGTTGCGGCAGCGGTACGGGATGACGTTGTTCGGCCAGTCGACGCTCGCCGCGCGGCGGCTGCTGGAAGCGGGAGCGAAGGTCGTGACGGTCACGTGGGACGAGTTCGCCACGGTGAACTCATCCTGGGACACGCACTTCCACCACTACGACCGGCTGCGGACGGAACTGTTGCCGGGGCTCGACAGTGCCCTCAGTTCCGTGCTGGTCGACCTGGAGGAGCGGGGGATGCTGGATGACACGCTCGTCCTGTGTCTGACGGAGCATGGGCGGACGCCGAAACTCACGGCGAACGCGCCGGGTGTCGGCCGCGAGCACTGGTCGAACGTGTACAGCAACGTCCTGGCGGGGGCGGGGATCGCGAAGGGGCGGGTGATCGGGGCCTCGGACGAGCAGGGGGCGTTCGTTCATGAGAACCCGGTGAGCCCGAAGGACATTCTCTGCACGCTGTATCACCTGCTGGGTCTCGACCCGCACACGACGGTTCCGGACCGGTTCGGCCGTCCGTATCCTCTAGTGGCCCAGGGGAGAGTGCTGGCAGAAGTCCTCGCATGA
- a CDS encoding GNAT family N-acetyltransferase has translation MTAPLLTVRPATEADAPTILALIRDLAEYEKLSHEVVVTEENLRRDLFGPRPWAEALIGEVNGEAAGFALFFPTYSTFAGSPCLYLEDLFVRPAFRKLGLGRRLLQAVAQVAVERGCARYEWSVLDWNAPAIAFYESVGARMSPDWRRMRMEGASLERFGAGPAGA, from the coding sequence ATGACCGCTCCCCTGCTGACCGTTCGACCGGCGACCGAAGCCGACGCGCCGACGATCCTGGCGCTGATCCGCGACCTGGCGGAGTACGAGAAGCTGTCTCACGAAGTCGTCGTCACGGAAGAGAACCTGCGCCGCGATCTCTTTGGTCCGCGGCCCTGGGCAGAGGCGCTGATCGGCGAGGTGAACGGAGAGGCGGCCGGCTTCGCTCTCTTCTTTCCGACCTATTCGACGTTCGCCGGAAGTCCGTGTCTGTATCTCGAAGACCTGTTTGTTCGGCCGGCGTTTCGAAAGCTCGGGCTCGGTCGTCGGTTGCTCCAGGCGGTGGCTCAGGTGGCGGTCGAGCGGGGGTGCGCCCGGTACGAGTGGTCGGTGCTGGACTGGAATGCTCCCGCGATCGCGTTCTATGAAAGCGTCGGGGCGCGGATGTCGCCGGACTGGCGGCGGATGCGTATGGAGGGGGCCTCGCTGGAGCGGTTCGGAGCCGGTCCCGCCGGGGCGTGA
- a CDS encoding sensor histidine kinase, giving the protein MSVPSPSAVRPAWSLAPRSLRWRLQIWHALVLVAILVLFGTYVYHLQWQTRLQETDAELNRTADIISIRLRRLFIPPPPPGPGGPGGPQPPQRNGSSSNGESARREPTQPPPPPLAQTVDQPPRTEGERRGRDRSGEGGNRRDGERREGGGRESAARDGNGRDNAGRDNERRGMPPWPWPWQLGTVGISEDVLNSNESRSPMYFLIWDRDGRLLEKSASAPDVPFPNLRNPDDGFLIRTVRMRGLLREVILVRNFDINVLVGRSIETDIVAHRRHGLVLIGAAGAVLVVGLLGGWGFASRVLRPIQEMSETAASISGSNLSRRISTEEADSELGQLAAVLNDTFDRLQAAFTRQTQFTADASHELRTPVSVILAQTQSSLLKPRSPEEYREALQACRRSALRMKGLIDGLLALARLDAADPPPPRPVPLDDLVRDVASLLAPKAEERRIRIELALEPGTVRGDRERLDQLVTNLLSNAIRYNREDGLVSVSLRTSPDEVVLAVKDTGEGIPAESIPKLFDRFYRVDPARSRQDGGSGLGLSIVKGVVDAHAGAIRIESEVGRGTTVELTLPRGDVGREVGRTEVVEGERVVQESVAKSAAAR; this is encoded by the coding sequence ATGTCTGTCCCGTCACCCTCCGCGGTTCGACCCGCCTGGAGTCTGGCGCCGCGCTCCCTGCGGTGGCGGCTGCAGATCTGGCACGCCCTCGTGCTGGTGGCGATCCTTGTTCTCTTCGGGACCTACGTCTATCACCTGCAGTGGCAGACGCGCCTTCAGGAGACCGACGCGGAGCTCAACCGCACGGCGGACATCATCTCGATCCGGCTCCGCCGGCTGTTCATTCCTCCCCCGCCACCCGGGCCCGGCGGTCCCGGCGGGCCGCAGCCGCCGCAGCGGAACGGCTCCTCCAGCAACGGCGAATCCGCGCGTCGCGAGCCGACGCAGCCTCCTCCGCCCCCTCTGGCCCAGACCGTCGACCAGCCGCCCCGGACCGAGGGGGAGCGCCGCGGGCGCGACCGCTCCGGCGAAGGGGGCAACCGGCGGGATGGCGAGCGGCGCGAGGGTGGGGGACGGGAGAGCGCGGCGCGGGACGGTAACGGTCGCGACAATGCCGGGCGGGACAACGAGCGCCGCGGCATGCCCCCGTGGCCGTGGCCTTGGCAGCTCGGGACCGTCGGGATTTCCGAGGACGTGCTGAACTCCAACGAGTCCCGCTCTCCCATGTACTTCCTCATCTGGGACCGGGACGGGCGGCTCCTGGAGAAGTCCGCTTCCGCACCGGACGTCCCCTTTCCGAATCTCCGCAACCCGGACGACGGGTTCCTGATCCGCACGGTCCGGATGCGCGGGCTGCTCCGCGAAGTGATCCTCGTCCGGAACTTCGACATCAATGTCCTCGTCGGCCGGTCGATCGAGACCGATATCGTCGCGCATCGGCGGCACGGGCTGGTCCTGATCGGCGCCGCCGGTGCGGTGCTGGTGGTGGGGCTGCTTGGCGGATGGGGCTTTGCCTCCCGCGTGCTGCGGCCGATCCAGGAGATGTCGGAGACCGCCGCCTCGATCTCCGGCAGCAACCTTTCGCGGCGGATCAGCACGGAGGAGGCCGATTCGGAGCTGGGTCAGCTGGCGGCGGTCCTTAACGACACGTTCGACCGGCTGCAGGCGGCGTTCACCCGGCAGACGCAGTTCACGGCCGACGCCTCCCATGAGCTTCGGACGCCGGTCTCGGTGATCCTGGCTCAGACGCAGTCGAGTCTCCTGAAGCCGCGGAGCCCTGAGGAGTACCGGGAGGCGCTGCAGGCGTGCCGCCGGTCGGCGCTGCGGATGAAGGGGCTTATTGACGGGCTGCTGGCGCTGGCCCGGCTCGACGCCGCAGATCCCCCCCCGCCGCGGCCGGTGCCGCTCGACGATCTGGTCCGCGACGTCGCGTCGCTGCTCGCTCCCAAGGCGGAGGAGCGGCGGATCCGGATCGAGCTGGCCCTTGAGCCGGGGACGGTCCGCGGGGACCGGGAGCGGCTCGATCAGCTCGTGACGAACCTGTTGTCGAACGCGATCCGTTACAACCGGGAAGACGGTCTGGTGTCCGTGTCGCTCCGGACCAGTCCGGACGAGGTCGTGCTCGCGGTGAAGGATACGGGGGAAGGGATTCCGGCCGAGTCGATCCCGAAGCTGTTCGACCGGTTCTATCGTGTCGATCCCGCCCGGTCGCGGCAGGATGGCGGGAGCGGTCTGGGGCTGTCGATCGTCAAGGGGGTCGTGGATGCCCATGCCGGGGCGATCCGGATCGAGAGCGAGGTGGGTCGGGGAACGACCGTGGAGCTGACGCTGCCTCGGGGTGATGTGGGGCGCGAGGTGGGCCGCACCGAGGTTGTTGAGGGAGAGCGGGTGGTGCAGGAGAGCGTCGCGAAGTCGGCTGCGGCTCGGTGA
- a CDS encoding response regulator transcription factor: MRLLIVEDEPDLLRAIWSYLTDDGYAVDMATEGQEGLTKALAWDYDAIVLDVMLPRLDGWSVLAQLRQKKKTPVLMLTARDALQDRVRGLDAGADDYVLKPFEMDELSARLRALIRRAANTPKPTVEIGDVRIDLAAKQVLKGGESANLTATEYSLVEFLVLHRGQLVTRPMLYNHLFDEYEDSMSNLLDVHVSNVRRKLGKDFITTRRGLGYLIEDEPASQKAEG, from the coding sequence ATGCGGTTGCTGATTGTCGAGGATGAACCCGATCTGCTCCGAGCCATCTGGTCGTACCTGACCGATGATGGCTACGCCGTCGACATGGCGACGGAGGGGCAGGAGGGGCTGACCAAGGCCCTGGCCTGGGACTATGACGCCATCGTCCTCGACGTGATGCTCCCCCGTCTCGACGGCTGGAGCGTGCTGGCCCAGCTGCGGCAGAAGAAGAAGACCCCCGTCCTGATGCTCACCGCCCGCGACGCGCTCCAGGATCGCGTCCGGGGGCTCGACGCCGGGGCGGACGACTACGTCCTCAAGCCGTTCGAGATGGATGAGCTCTCGGCCCGGCTGCGGGCGCTCATCCGGCGGGCGGCCAACACCCCCAAGCCGACGGTCGAGATCGGCGATGTGCGGATCGACCTGGCGGCCAAGCAGGTTCTCAAGGGGGGGGAGTCCGCGAACCTGACGGCGACGGAATATTCGCTCGTCGAGTTCCTTGTCCTGCACCGCGGGCAGCTCGTCACCCGTCCGATGCTGTACAATCATCTGTTTGACGAGTACGAAGACAGCATGTCGAACCTGCTCGACGTGCATGTCTCCAACGTGCGACGGAAGCTCGGCAAGGATTTCATCACCACCCGCCGCGGTCTCGGCTACCTGATCGAAGACGAGCCGGCCTCGCAGAAGGCGGAAGGCTGA